The proteins below are encoded in one region of Alistipes communis:
- a CDS encoding RNA recognition motif domain-containing protein encodes MNIYVSNLSWGTSSESLQNLFAQFGEVSSANVITDRETGRSRGFGFVEMPDDGEGQKAIDRINGSEFEGKVLTVNVARPKTERSSGGYGGGNRGGNGGYGGGYNRRRY; translated from the coding sequence ATGAACATTTATGTTTCGAACCTCAGCTGGGGTACAAGCAGCGAAAGCTTACAGAATTTATTTGCACAGTTCGGCGAAGTATCGTCGGCAAATGTGATTACCGATCGGGAGACGGGGCGTTCCCGCGGATTCGGGTTCGTCGAGATGCCCGATGACGGCGAGGGGCAGAAAGCCATCGACCGGATCAACGGCAGCGAGTTCGAAGGCAAGGTGCTTACGGTGAACGTGGCCCGTCCGAAGACGGAGCGTTCGTCGGGCGGTTACGGCGGCGGCAATCGCGGCGGTAATGGCGGCTACGGCGGCGGTTACAACCGCAGACGGTATTAA
- a CDS encoding cold-shock protein — MAKRITSGKREREKIKQTKRLDKQRKREERQSSGSRNFEEMLAYVDENGVLHTTPPEVGEREEIDASQIEVSVPRRSEPEEIVPFEGRVEYFDAAKGYGFIRNSDNGEKYFFHITQAPAAIAEGNRVTFELERGTRGMNAVRVAISNK; from the coding sequence ATGGCAAAACGGATTACATCGGGAAAGAGAGAAAGAGAAAAGATCAAACAGACCAAGCGGCTGGACAAACAACGGAAAAGGGAAGAACGCCAGAGCAGCGGCAGCCGCAATTTCGAGGAGATGCTAGCTTATGTGGATGAAAACGGTGTTCTTCACACGACACCGCCCGAAGTCGGGGAACGCGAGGAGATCGACGCATCGCAGATCGAGGTCTCGGTACCCCGCAGGTCGGAACCGGAGGAGATCGTCCCTTTCGAGGGCCGCGTGGAGTATTTCGACGCAGCCAAGGGGTACGGCTTCATCCGGAACTCGGACAACGGCGAAAAGTACTTTTTCCATATCACGCAGGCTCCCGCAGCGATTGCCGAGGGCAATCGGGTGACATTCGAACTCGAACGCGGCACGCGCGGGATGAACGCGGTGCGCGTAGCGATCAGCAACAAATAA
- a CDS encoding secondary thiamine-phosphate synthase enzyme YjbQ codes for MIRQIEFTLRPRSRGFHPITDEIEANLPPLPAAGLLHLFIKHTSAGLTLNENADPDVRTDLEAIFDRLVREREAYYIHTCEGDDDMPAHAKSTLVGTALTLPVSRGRINLGTWQGIYLCEFRNRAAGRRIVATVVG; via the coding sequence ATGATACGCCAGATCGAATTCACCCTCCGCCCCCGCAGCAGGGGCTTCCACCCGATCACCGACGAGATCGAAGCGAACCTTCCGCCGCTGCCCGCCGCGGGATTGCTGCACCTCTTCATCAAGCACACCTCGGCCGGTCTGACCCTCAACGAGAACGCCGATCCCGACGTGCGCACCGATCTGGAAGCGATCTTCGACCGCCTCGTCCGCGAACGCGAAGCCTACTACATCCACACCTGCGAGGGCGACGACGACATGCCCGCCCATGCGAAATCGACGCTCGTGGGGACGGCTCTCACGCTTCCCGTCAGCCGCGGGCGCATCAACCTGGGCACGTGGCAGGGGATCTACCTGTGCGAATTCCGCAATCGGGCCGCAGGCCGGCGCATCGTCGCCACGGTCGTCGGGTAA
- a CDS encoding NADP-dependent oxidoreductase, with translation MKAMILERFGGTERFAVATVPAPVPKRGEVLVTIKAAGVNPIDVKTRRGGGIADSLRRQRPMILGWDLSGVVSKTGEGVEEFRIGDPVFGTVNFPGPGCAYAEFAAVPAEHLALKPLNVSHEEAAAAAQSPLTAWQALVETGGIGAGARVLIHGGAGGVGHHAVQIAKTLGCYVISTAAGRDAGFVRNLGADEVIDFNTERFEERAKEIDFVLDTVGGENFVRSLHVLRPDGMIVLLPSDRKAEADEAAVAYGVGNYRHILMHSSGEGMRRIADLLAGGRLRVHVDSVFPFGEIARAHERLEGGGVRGKVVVAME, from the coding sequence ATGAAAGCGATGATTCTCGAACGTTTCGGCGGAACGGAGCGTTTCGCCGTGGCGACGGTTCCCGCCCCCGTTCCGAAGAGGGGCGAGGTACTCGTCACGATAAAAGCCGCCGGTGTGAATCCGATCGACGTCAAGACGCGTCGGGGCGGCGGGATCGCCGATTCCCTGCGTCGGCAGAGGCCGATGATCCTCGGATGGGATCTTTCGGGTGTCGTGTCGAAAACGGGGGAGGGCGTCGAGGAGTTCCGCATCGGCGATCCTGTCTTCGGAACGGTCAATTTCCCCGGGCCGGGCTGCGCCTATGCCGAGTTCGCTGCGGTACCGGCGGAACACCTCGCCCTCAAACCGCTGAACGTTTCGCACGAAGAGGCCGCGGCGGCTGCGCAGTCGCCGCTGACGGCCTGGCAGGCATTGGTCGAGACGGGAGGCATCGGGGCGGGGGCCCGCGTGCTGATTCACGGCGGAGCCGGCGGCGTGGGGCATCATGCCGTGCAGATCGCAAAGACGTTAGGCTGTTACGTGATCTCGACGGCGGCTGGCAGGGATGCCGGTTTCGTGCGGAATCTCGGTGCCGACGAGGTGATCGACTTTAACACGGAGCGGTTCGAGGAGCGGGCGAAGGAGATCGATTTCGTGCTCGATACGGTCGGCGGCGAGAATTTCGTCCGGTCGCTGCACGTGCTTCGTCCCGACGGCATGATCGTGCTGCTGCCTTCGGATCGGAAGGCGGAGGCCGATGAAGCGGCCGTAGCGTACGGCGTCGGGAATTACAGGCACATCCTGATGCATTCCAGCGGCGAGGGGATGCGCCGTATCGCCGATCTGCTTGCCGGCGGCAGGCTGCGGGTGCATGTGGACAGCGTCTTCCCGTTCGGCGAAATCGCCCGCGCTCACGAACGGCTGGAAGGCGGCGGGGTTCGCGGAAAGGTCGTCGTGGCGATGGAGTGA
- the tpx gene encoding thiol peroxidase, protein MATTKFKDMPVHLSGDFIATGAAAPDFELVKTDLGTLSLSSLKGKRVILNIFPSLDTGVCAMSVRKFNQLAASLPDTVVLAISKDLPFAHARFCTVEGIENLVPLSDFRHSDFDENYGVLMADGPLQGLLARSVVVIDREGKVVYTELVPEITQEPDYDRAVEAAKRA, encoded by the coding sequence ATGGCAACGACAAAATTCAAGGACATGCCGGTACATCTCTCCGGTGACTTCATCGCAACGGGCGCTGCGGCCCCCGACTTCGAGCTGGTCAAAACCGACCTCGGAACGCTCTCCCTGAGCAGCTTGAAGGGCAAGCGCGTCATTCTGAACATCTTCCCCAGTCTCGACACGGGGGTCTGCGCCATGTCGGTGCGCAAATTCAACCAGCTGGCAGCATCGCTGCCCGACACGGTGGTGTTGGCCATATCGAAGGATCTTCCTTTCGCCCACGCGCGTTTCTGCACCGTAGAGGGGATCGAAAACCTCGTTCCGCTCTCGGATTTCCGCCATTCGGATTTCGATGAAAACTACGGCGTGCTGATGGCCGACGGCCCGCTGCAAGGATTGCTCGCCCGCTCGGTCGTGGTCATCGACCGGGAAGGCAAGGTCGTCTATACGGAACTCGTTCCCGAAATCACGCAGGAACCCGACTACGACCGCGCCGTCGAAGCGGCAAAGAGGGCCTGA
- the rd gene encoding rubredoxin: MKKYKCSVCGWIYDPAAGDPKHGIVPGTPFEELPADWHCPRCGAPKEKFRPMEE, encoded by the coding sequence ATGAAAAAGTATAAATGCAGCGTTTGCGGGTGGATTTACGATCCGGCCGCAGGCGATCCGAAGCACGGAATCGTCCCGGGTACGCCCTTCGAGGAGCTGCCTGCCGACTGGCACTGTCCCCGTTGCGGGGCGCCGAAAGAGAAGTTCCGTCCGATGGAGGAGTAG
- a CDS encoding Fe-Mn family superoxide dismutase, giving the protein MKKIAYYVVPVLLCLIAGLVAGRLQAESVAVWYPLLAKPALTPPDIAFPIAWGIIYLCMGLSLGRVLRYGDKRYVTLWFLQLAVNFLWSVFFFYLRSPLAGFVDILLLDALVIVYICRVRHRTPSAAWLFAPYVLWILFATYLNGYILVKNPDNKIVTQNVLTTNIDTLSNSKNRQTMKHTLPQLPYKTEALAPKMSAETFEYHYGKHLQTYIDNLNKLIEGTPYAEMPLDEIVRKADGGVFNNAAQTWNHTFFFLTLTPDQQPMPEKLAAALARDFGSVEAFREAFTKAAVGLFGSGWTWLAQQPDGKLVIVAESNAGNPMTRGLKPLLTVDVWEHAYYIDYRNRRAEFVKNWWDLVDWQKVADRL; this is encoded by the coding sequence ATGAAAAAGATTGCTTATTACGTCGTCCCCGTCCTGCTGTGTCTGATCGCGGGTCTCGTGGCGGGGCGTCTTCAAGCGGAGTCCGTCGCCGTATGGTATCCCCTGCTGGCGAAACCCGCGCTGACGCCGCCCGACATCGCCTTTCCGATCGCATGGGGAATCATCTACCTCTGCATGGGCCTTTCGCTGGGGCGCGTGCTCCGATACGGCGACAAACGCTACGTCACGCTGTGGTTCCTGCAACTGGCCGTCAATTTTCTGTGGAGCGTCTTCTTCTTTTACCTGCGCAGCCCGCTGGCGGGATTCGTCGACATCCTCCTGCTCGATGCGCTGGTGATCGTCTACATCTGCCGGGTGCGGCACCGGACTCCTTCGGCGGCGTGGCTTTTTGCACCCTACGTGCTGTGGATCCTCTTCGCGACCTACCTCAACGGATATATCCTCGTGAAGAATCCGGATAATAAAATCGTGACGCAAAACGTTTTAACAACAAATATCGACACATTGTCAAACAGTAAAAACCGACAGACTATGAAACACACGTTGCCTCAGCTTCCCTATAAAACGGAAGCGCTCGCGCCGAAGATGAGCGCGGAGACCTTCGAGTACCACTATGGCAAACATCTCCAAACCTACATCGACAATCTCAACAAGTTGATCGAGGGGACGCCCTATGCCGAGATGCCGCTCGACGAAATCGTCCGCAAGGCCGACGGAGGCGTCTTCAACAACGCCGCGCAGACTTGGAACCATACCTTCTTCTTCCTCACGCTGACGCCCGACCAGCAGCCGATGCCCGAAAAACTGGCGGCGGCGCTGGCGCGCGACTTCGGCTCGGTCGAAGCCTTTCGGGAGGCCTTCACGAAGGCGGCCGTAGGGTTGTTCGGTTCGGGCTGGACATGGCTCGCACAGCAGCCCGACGGCAAGCTGGTGATCGTGGCGGAATCCAACGCCGGCAACCCGATGACGCGGGGACTGAAACCGTTGCTGACGGTCGACGTTTGGGAACACGCCTATTATATCGATTACCGTAACCGGCGCGCCGAGTTCGTGAAGAACTGGTGGGATCTGGTCGACTGGCAGAAGGTGGCCGACAGGCTGTAA
- a CDS encoding TonB-dependent receptor yields MGKRLLLLLLSIGCCLAGFAAESYTLRGRVIDRLTRRPVAYAAVVLDGQGDKGASTDSTGRFAIERVRPGIYRLAASCIGYRNTLTPEYVVSAATPFIEIELVEDAAQLDAVTVTPTPFRRTAESPVGLQVIGLREIEKSPGANRDVSRIVRSYPGVSFSPVGYRNDLIVRGGGPSENVFYMDGIEIPNINHFATQGASGGPVSIVNADLVREISFYTGAFPADRAGALSSVLDFRLRDGDPEKHSFKATLGASEVSLSGNGPLSERTTYLFSVRQSYLQLLFKMLGLPFLPNYIDAQVKIKSKLSARDELTVLGLTGIDNMRLNTDEKGEEAEYLLSYLPRIRQETFTVGAVYRHYAGQHTQSVSLSHNYLNNRNLKYRDNDASSDENLMLRLRSVEQKTTLRGENRSWLGRWTLTEGVELNYRRYTNRTLQRLYGRETDFSDYDTRLGIAGWGLFFTAAYESSDKRFTASAGLRADGCDYSARMRQFWRQLSPRLSLAYALGDAWSVKGSAGIYHQLPPLTALGLRDNDGAWVNRSLRYMRVKALSAGIDWRLRDRLIVSLEGFRKGYDRIPLSLADGIPLVCKGDDYGTVGAEPLVSTAEGRAYGAELTARWQIPGKINLVGSATLFRSEYRNGQGRYVPSAWDNRYVVNLSGTYDLPRSWSVGARLSWIGGAPYTPYDEAKSSLVSAWDAQGRPYYDYACYNTERLAAFGQLDLRIDKTFYFHRCMLGIYIDLQNVTASRLERPDVLMSTGVIANPAAPADEQRYLMKYIGQSSGTLIPTLGVTVEF; encoded by the coding sequence ATGGGAAAACGGTTACTGCTACTCCTCTTATCGATAGGATGCTGCCTGGCGGGATTCGCCGCCGAGAGCTACACGCTGCGCGGCCGTGTCATCGACCGGCTCACGCGCCGCCCCGTCGCCTATGCGGCCGTCGTACTCGACGGACAGGGCGACAAGGGCGCTTCGACCGACTCGACGGGACGCTTCGCCATCGAACGCGTCCGCCCGGGCATCTACCGGCTGGCGGCCTCCTGCATCGGCTATCGCAACACGCTCACGCCCGAATACGTCGTCTCGGCCGCCACGCCCTTCATCGAGATCGAGCTTGTGGAGGACGCCGCGCAGCTCGACGCCGTGACCGTCACCCCCACGCCGTTCCGCCGCACGGCCGAGAGCCCCGTCGGGTTGCAGGTGATCGGCCTGCGCGAGATCGAAAAGAGCCCGGGCGCCAACCGCGACGTTTCTCGCATCGTGCGCTCCTATCCCGGCGTATCGTTCTCGCCCGTCGGTTACCGCAACGACCTGATCGTACGCGGCGGCGGCCCGTCGGAGAACGTCTTCTACATGGACGGCATCGAGATTCCCAACATCAACCACTTCGCCACGCAGGGCGCTTCGGGCGGCCCCGTGAGCATCGTCAACGCCGATCTGGTGCGCGAGATCAGTTTCTACACCGGCGCCTTCCCCGCCGACCGGGCCGGAGCGCTCAGTTCGGTGCTGGATTTCCGCCTGCGCGACGGCGACCCCGAAAAACACTCCTTCAAGGCGACGCTCGGCGCATCGGAAGTGTCGCTGAGCGGCAACGGCCCCCTCTCGGAGCGGACGACCTACCTCTTTTCCGTACGCCAATCTTACCTGCAACTGCTGTTCAAGATGCTGGGACTTCCTTTCCTGCCCAACTACATCGATGCGCAGGTCAAGATCAAGAGCAAACTGTCGGCCCGCGACGAGCTGACCGTGCTGGGACTTACCGGCATCGACAACATGCGTCTGAACACCGACGAAAAGGGCGAGGAGGCTGAATACCTGCTCAGCTACCTGCCCCGCATCCGGCAGGAGACCTTCACCGTAGGCGCCGTCTACCGCCACTACGCCGGACAGCATACGCAGAGCGTCTCTCTGAGCCACAACTATCTGAACAACCGCAACCTGAAATACCGCGACAACGACGCATCGAGCGACGAGAACCTGATGCTGCGGCTGCGCAGCGTCGAACAGAAGACGACGCTGCGGGGTGAAAACCGTTCGTGGCTCGGACGATGGACGCTGACCGAAGGCGTCGAACTGAACTACCGCCGTTACACCAACCGCACGCTGCAACGCCTCTACGGCCGTGAAACGGACTTCTCCGACTACGATACACGCCTCGGTATCGCGGGCTGGGGGCTTTTCTTCACCGCCGCCTACGAGTCGTCCGACAAACGGTTCACCGCCTCGGCGGGGCTGCGTGCCGACGGCTGCGACTACTCGGCGCGGATGCGGCAGTTCTGGCGGCAGCTTTCGCCGCGCCTGTCGTTGGCCTATGCGCTCGGCGACGCATGGTCGGTCAAGGGCAGCGCCGGCATCTACCACCAGCTGCCGCCCCTGACGGCGCTCGGACTGCGCGACAACGACGGCGCGTGGGTCAACCGCAGCCTGCGCTACATGCGGGTGAAGGCCCTGAGCGCGGGGATCGACTGGCGGCTGCGCGACCGGCTGATCGTCTCGCTCGAAGGATTCCGCAAAGGCTACGACCGCATCCCGCTGTCGCTGGCCGACGGCATTCCGCTCGTCTGCAAGGGCGACGACTACGGCACGGTGGGTGCCGAACCGCTCGTTTCGACGGCCGAAGGCCGCGCCTACGGCGCCGAACTGACGGCTCGCTGGCAAATCCCCGGCAAAATCAACCTCGTCGGCTCGGCGACGCTCTTCCGCAGCGAGTACCGCAACGGCCAGGGCCGCTACGTCCCCTCGGCTTGGGACAACCGCTACGTGGTCAACCTGAGCGGCACCTACGATCTGCCCCGCTCGTGGAGCGTCGGAGCGCGCCTGAGCTGGATCGGCGGAGCGCCCTATACCCCTTACGACGAGGCGAAGTCGTCGCTCGTCTCGGCCTGGGATGCGCAGGGGCGCCCCTACTACGACTACGCATGTTACAATACGGAGCGGCTCGCGGCCTTCGGGCAGCTCGACCTGCGCATCGACAAGACCTTCTATTTCCACCGCTGCATGCTAGGAATCTACATCGACCTGCAAAACGTCACGGCAAGCCGGCTCGAACGCCCCGACGTACTGATGTCGACGGGCGTCATAGCCAACCCCGCGGCCCCCGCCGACGAACAGCGCTACCTCATGAAATACATCGGCCAGTCGAGCGGGACGCTGATCCCGACGCTCGGCGTGACCGTCGAATTTTAA
- the corA gene encoding magnesium/cobalt transporter CorA, with product MKNNLLSEKLVYTGDTRTPTHLHLVRYTPDEVHEYTADSLPPIEPQFSEKGMIWLQVHGLKETETVRQVCNRFGIDFLVMQDILNADHPTKVEEHERYMLVVAKFFRGGEEMQVCLVQGADFVLSFIESESPLFDDIPQAIRNNVLKFRSRPSDYLLSVLLNSITANYATLISKLDGDLDDLETGLLSTTDCRDTGGQIQELRHRYLQLKQAALPLRDQYAKLLHSDSALLHKNVRPFFNDVNDHLQYVVQQIDLCRETLSSLVDLYISNNDLRMNAIMKRLTIVSTIFIPLTFLVGVWGMNFRRMPELEWEYGYPAAWAAMLLIGAVVYLIFRKKEWR from the coding sequence ATGAAAAACAACCTGCTTAGCGAGAAACTGGTCTACACGGGCGACACCCGCACCCCGACCCACCTCCATCTGGTGCGTTATACGCCGGACGAGGTGCACGAATACACGGCCGACAGCCTCCCGCCGATCGAACCGCAATTCTCCGAAAAGGGGATGATCTGGCTTCAGGTGCACGGGCTGAAAGAGACCGAAACCGTACGGCAGGTCTGCAACCGGTTCGGTATCGACTTTCTGGTGATGCAGGATATCCTCAACGCCGACCACCCGACCAAGGTCGAGGAGCACGAACGCTACATGCTCGTCGTGGCGAAATTCTTTCGCGGCGGGGAGGAGATGCAGGTCTGCCTGGTGCAGGGCGCCGACTTCGTGCTGAGCTTCATCGAGAGCGAAAGTCCGCTTTTCGACGACATCCCGCAGGCGATCCGCAACAACGTGCTGAAATTCCGGTCGCGGCCGTCGGACTACCTGCTCAGCGTACTGCTCAACAGCATCACGGCCAACTACGCCACGCTCATCTCCAAACTGGACGGCGACCTCGACGACCTGGAAACCGGACTGCTCTCGACGACCGACTGCCGCGACACGGGCGGCCAGATTCAGGAGCTGCGCCACCGCTACCTCCAACTCAAACAGGCCGCCCTGCCCCTGCGCGACCAGTACGCGAAACTGCTCCACTCCGACTCGGCGCTGCTTCACAAGAACGTGCGCCCCTTCTTCAACGACGTGAACGACCACCTGCAATACGTCGTGCAGCAGATCGACCTCTGCCGCGAAACGCTCTCGTCGCTCGTTGACCTCTACATCTCGAACAACGACCTGCGCATGAACGCCATCATGAAACGGCTGACGATCGTCTCGACGATCTTCATCCCGCTCACCTTCCTCGTGGGCGTATGGGGCATGAACTTCCGCCGGATGCCCGAACTGGAATGGGAATACGGCTATCCGGCGGCTTGGGCGGCGATGCTGCTCATCGGCGCGGTCGTCTACCTCATTTTCCGCAAGAAGGAGTGGCGCTGA
- a CDS encoding SDR family oxidoreductase, with protein sequence MPNNRNNIFVDPRGEYYHDAYPAQQQEPPGLESRMQPRPDTGEESYRGHGRLLGRKALITGGDSGIGRAVAIAFAREGADIAVNYLPAEQPDAASLRTLLDGEGSRLTLLPGDLSDEQSCRRIVRDAVRALDGLDTLVLNAGTQHAVKEIAHLSTEQLEYTFATNVFSLFWSVQEALPHMEAGASIITTSSIQAFQPSSFLTDYAASKSAVVGFTRSLAKQLAPKGIRVNSVAPGPVWTPLQVSGAQQPENIPGFGSRTPLGRAGQPVEVAPSYVFLASEESSYITAQIIGVTGGRYIL encoded by the coding sequence ATGCCGAACAATCGCAACAATATCTTCGTCGACCCGCGCGGGGAGTACTACCACGACGCCTACCCCGCCCAGCAACAGGAGCCGCCGGGACTCGAAAGCCGGATGCAACCCCGTCCCGACACCGGCGAAGAGAGCTATCGCGGACACGGGCGGCTGCTGGGGCGCAAGGCGCTCATCACGGGCGGCGACTCGGGAATCGGCCGTGCCGTCGCCATCGCTTTCGCCCGCGAAGGGGCCGACATCGCCGTCAACTATCTGCCGGCCGAACAGCCCGATGCCGCTTCGCTCCGCACGCTGCTCGACGGCGAGGGAAGCCGCCTGACGCTGCTGCCGGGCGATCTGAGCGACGAGCAGAGCTGCCGCCGCATCGTCCGCGACGCCGTCCGCGCACTCGACGGGCTCGACACTCTGGTGCTCAACGCCGGCACGCAGCACGCCGTCAAGGAGATCGCGCACCTCTCGACCGAACAACTGGAATATACCTTCGCCACCAACGTCTTCTCGCTCTTCTGGAGCGTACAGGAGGCGCTTCCCCACATGGAAGCCGGCGCCAGTATCATCACCACTTCTTCGATCCAGGCTTTCCAGCCGTCGTCGTTCCTGACCGACTACGCCGCATCGAAAAGCGCCGTCGTGGGGTTCACCCGCTCGCTGGCCAAACAGCTCGCACCGAAGGGAATCCGCGTCAACTCGGTCGCGCCCGGCCCCGTCTGGACACCGTTGCAGGTGAGCGGCGCGCAGCAGCCCGAGAATATCCCCGGTTTCGGAAGCCGGACACCGCTGGGGCGTGCAGGGCAACCCGTCGAAGTAGCGCCGAGTTACGTCTTTCTCGCCTCCGAAGAGTCGAGCTACATTACCGCCCAGATCATCGGCGTCACGGGCGGACGCTACATTCTCTAA
- a CDS encoding DUF6582 domain-containing protein has protein sequence MRTPAAHPDRLTAEERRELDDDAFGIPSRREFPLVDAAHVRAAESYFRYAPEADKPALAWRRMRQAAEFGIEIRSETILRWAARTAKR, from the coding sequence ATGAGAACACCCGCCGCCCACCCCGACCGCCTCACGGCCGAAGAGCGCCGCGAACTCGACGACGATGCGTTCGGCATCCCCTCGCGCCGCGAATTTCCGCTCGTCGACGCTGCCCATGTCCGCGCCGCCGAGAGCTATTTCCGCTACGCTCCCGAAGCCGACAAACCCGCCCTCGCTTGGCGCAGGATGCGCCAAGCGGCGGAGTTCGGCATCGAGATCCGCAGCGAAACGATCTTGCGCTGGGCGGCACGGACCGCAAAGCGGTAA
- a CDS encoding copper resistance protein NlpE: MKSLIPVTAALLLLAACGQRNASRQTAPAAAQTAAPDMHDAENALDYQGAYTGVFPAADVPGIAVTLTLGPDGRYTEVNRYCERPGQFTDYGCYTVRGNILTLRPDSPKDIPAYYRVGENRLWRLDSHQQPITGPFADQYILTKSDSATPAGCY; the protein is encoded by the coding sequence ATGAAATCTCTTATTCCCGTTACCGCCGCCCTGCTGCTGCTCGCGGCCTGCGGCCAACGCAACGCATCCCGACAAACCGCACCGGCCGCCGCGCAAACCGCCGCACCCGACATGCACGACGCCGAAAACGCCCTCGACTACCAGGGCGCCTATACCGGCGTCTTTCCGGCCGCCGATGTACCGGGCATCGCCGTCACGCTGACGCTCGGCCCCGACGGACGCTACACCGAGGTGAACCGCTACTGCGAACGCCCCGGCCAGTTCACCGACTACGGATGCTACACCGTCCGCGGGAACATACTCACCCTGCGCCCCGATTCGCCGAAAGACATCCCCGCCTACTACCGGGTCGGCGAAAACCGGCTCTGGCGGCTCGACAGCCACCAACAGCCCATCACGGGACCGTTCGCCGACCAGTACATCCTCACCAAATCGGATTCGGCAACTCCCGCAGGCTGCTACTGA
- the gap gene encoding type I glyceraldehyde-3-phosphate dehydrogenase, protein MSKIKIGINGFGRIGRLVFRAACTNDQIEVVGINDLVPVDYMAYMLKYDTMHGQFNGTIDYNVEKGQLIVNGQAIRVTAEKDPANLKWNEVGAEYVVESTGLFLTKEKAEAHLKAGAKYVVMSAPSKDDTPMFVCGVNTDTYAGQTIVSNASCTTNCLAPIAKVLNDKFGITDGLMTTVHSTTATQKTVDGPSMKDWRGGRAASGNIIPSSTGAAKAVGKVIPELNGKLTGMSMRVPTLDVSVVDLTVNLAKPAKYDEICAAMKEASEGELKGILGYTEDAVVSSDFLGDARTSIFDKAAGIALTDTFVKVVSWYDNEWGYSNKVLMLIEKMAAYNNK, encoded by the coding sequence ATGTCAAAGATTAAGATTGGTATCAACGGTTTCGGCCGTATCGGCCGTCTGGTGTTCCGTGCCGCATGCACCAACGATCAGATCGAAGTAGTGGGCATCAACGACCTCGTACCGGTGGATTACATGGCTTACATGCTGAAGTACGATACGATGCACGGCCAGTTCAACGGTACGATCGACTACAATGTCGAAAAGGGCCAGCTGATCGTCAACGGTCAGGCTATCCGCGTAACGGCCGAGAAGGATCCCGCGAACCTGAAATGGAACGAGGTGGGCGCCGAGTACGTCGTTGAATCGACCGGTCTGTTCCTGACCAAGGAGAAGGCTGAGGCTCACTTGAAGGCAGGTGCCAAGTACGTCGTCATGTCGGCTCCTTCGAAGGACGATACGCCGATGTTCGTTTGCGGCGTCAACACCGACACCTATGCCGGCCAGACGATCGTTTCGAACGCATCGTGCACCACCAACTGCCTGGCTCCGATCGCCAAGGTGCTCAACGACAAGTTCGGCATCACCGACGGTCTGATGACCACCGTACACTCGACCACCGCGACGCAGAAGACCGTCGACGGTCCCTCGATGAAGGACTGGCGCGGCGGCCGTGCCGCTTCGGGCAACATCATCCCCTCGTCGACGGGTGCCGCTAAGGCCGTAGGCAAGGTGATTCCCGAGTTGAACGGCAAACTGACGGGTATGTCGATGCGCGTTCCTACGCTCGACGTATCGGTCGTCGACCTGACCGTCAATCTGGCGAAGCCCGCCAAGTACGACGAGATCTGCGCTGCCATGAAGGAGGCTTCGGAGGGCGAATTGAAGGGTATTCTGGGTTATACCGAGGATGCAGTCGTTTCGTCCGACTTCCTGGGCGACGCCCGTACTTCGATCTTCGACAAGGCTGCCGGTATCGCTTTGACCGACACCTTCGTGAAGGTCGTTTCGTGGTATGACAACGAGTGGGGTTACTCGAACAAGGTGCTCATGCTCATCGAGAAGATGGCTGCCTACAACAACAAATAA